From Mycolicibacterium nivoides, a single genomic window includes:
- a CDS encoding DinB family protein: MDRDAIAADLERARVTFHQLLAAAGPDDWGAPTRGTRWTNEQLLFHMVFGYMVVQRLLPLVRVMGRLPDRVSVTYARVLNAATTPFHHVNYYGSCAAALVYNRVRMGAKLDRVIAALQQRLARETDDSLRRGMHFPPGWDPFFSDYMTLEDVYRYPGRHFDFHAAQLIFT, translated from the coding sequence ATGGACCGCGACGCCATCGCTGCCGATCTGGAGCGCGCGCGTGTCACGTTTCACCAGCTACTGGCGGCCGCCGGTCCCGACGACTGGGGCGCCCCGACGCGCGGAACCCGTTGGACCAACGAGCAATTGCTGTTCCACATGGTGTTCGGCTACATGGTCGTGCAGCGACTGCTGCCCCTGGTGCGGGTGATGGGCCGACTGCCTGACCGCGTCAGCGTCACCTACGCCCGGGTGCTCAACGCCGCGACCACGCCGTTTCATCACGTCAACTACTACGGATCGTGTGCCGCCGCCCTGGTTTACAACCGGGTCAGGATGGGCGCCAAACTCGACCGGGTCATCGCCGCGCTGCAACAACGACTCGCCCGAGAAACCGACGACTCCCTGCGCCGCGGCATGCACTTCCCGCCGGGATGGGATCCGTTCTTCTCCGATTACATGACGCTCGAAGACGTCTACCGCTACCCAGGGCGCCATTTCGACTTCCACGCGGCCCAGCTCATCTTCACCTGA
- a CDS encoding ArsI/CadI family heavy metal resistance metalloenzyme, which produces MSRVQLALNVDDLDEAITFYSKLFNTTPAKVKPGYANFAVTEPPLKLVLLENPGKGGTINHLGVEVESREAVHAEIARLTGEGLFTDEEIGTTCCFATQDKVWVTGPAGEKWEVYTVLADSDTFGASPQHLDESSEGDGDVCCGGASKESDQAAASCC; this is translated from the coding sequence ATGTCCCGTGTTCAACTCGCCCTCAATGTTGATGATCTCGATGAGGCGATCACGTTCTACTCCAAGCTGTTCAACACCACTCCGGCGAAGGTGAAGCCGGGCTATGCCAACTTCGCCGTCACCGAGCCGCCGCTGAAGCTGGTGCTGCTGGAAAACCCCGGTAAGGGCGGCACCATCAACCACCTCGGCGTCGAGGTGGAGTCCAGGGAAGCCGTCCATGCCGAGATCGCCCGGCTGACCGGCGAGGGGCTGTTCACCGACGAGGAGATCGGCACCACCTGTTGCTTCGCCACCCAGGACAAGGTCTGGGTGACCGGCCCGGCCGGGGAGAAATGGGAGGTCTACACCGTGCTGGCCGACTCCGACACATTCGGCGCCAGCCCACAGCACCTCGACGAATCCAGTGAGGGTGACGGTGATGTGTGCTGCGGCGGCGCATCCAAGGAGTCAGATCAAGCCGCAGCATCCTGCTGCTAG
- a CDS encoding Rv2640c family ArsR-like transcriptional regulator, translating into MPKALPVIDMSAPVCCAPVAAGPISDDDALAVAMRLKALADPMRVKIMSLLFSSRPGEETSGELAGALDLSESTVSHHLGQLRKAGLVISDRRGMNVFHRVKPEALQALCVVLDPDCCT; encoded by the coding sequence ATGCCCAAAGCGCTGCCCGTGATCGACATGTCCGCGCCGGTATGCTGCGCCCCGGTAGCCGCGGGCCCGATCAGCGACGACGACGCCCTGGCGGTGGCGATGCGCCTGAAGGCGCTCGCCGACCCGATGCGGGTCAAAATCATGTCTCTACTGTTCAGTTCGCGCCCCGGCGAGGAGACCAGCGGGGAACTGGCCGGGGCGCTCGACTTGAGCGAATCCACCGTCAGCCACCACCTGGGCCAACTCCGCAAAGCCGGGCTGGTGATCTCCGACCGTCGCGGCATGAACGTCTTTCACCGCGTCAAACCCGAAGCGCTCCAAGCACTCTGCGTGGTGCTCGACCCCGACTGCTGCACTTAG
- a CDS encoding DUF6262 family protein, with translation MSRPKPPPPTQKALNALAEYRDGRSDEKRRAVEKAIAYLRKTNADINFSTVSRRAKVSRKTIYKHDDLVALIKQYRDRPAARQPAPAGRETSIDAALRHRLAAKDKEIAALKATVAEQQSTIELLYGQLDTLHEQIT, from the coding sequence ATGAGTCGCCCCAAGCCGCCGCCACCCACCCAGAAAGCACTGAATGCGCTGGCCGAATACCGCGACGGCCGCAGCGATGAGAAGCGGCGTGCCGTCGAAAAAGCGATCGCCTACCTGCGCAAGACCAACGCCGACATCAACTTCTCCACCGTGTCCCGCCGCGCCAAGGTGTCCCGCAAGACCATCTACAAACACGACGACCTGGTGGCCCTCATCAAGCAGTACCGCGACCGCCCCGCCGCCCGCCAGCCAGCACCGGCCGGCCGCGAAACCAGCATCGACGCTGCGCTGCGCCACCGGCTCGCCGCCAAAGACAAAGAGATCGCCGCACTCAAAGCCACCGTGGCAGAACAACAATCAACGATCGAGCTGCTCTACGGCCAACTCGACACCCTTCACGAACAGATCACCTGA